A stretch of Roseibium porphyridii DNA encodes these proteins:
- a CDS encoding cupin domain-containing protein produces MKIGKLACLTAGLISVASLTPSARADDIKLAVQPELNWETTPEGVAFASLKGNRFDESYMAMVRLPAGLISPVHTKSAGMYGLIVSGEMVHLSENEIGGSEVVLKAGDYYEIPAHLPHLSKCVSEVECVTFLYQDGPFDFVPVGEGRK; encoded by the coding sequence ATGAAAATTGGAAAACTTGCTTGTCTAACCGCAGGGTTGATCTCAGTTGCGAGCCTGACCCCTTCAGCTCGAGCCGATGACATCAAACTGGCGGTTCAACCGGAACTCAACTGGGAGACAACACCGGAGGGTGTCGCATTTGCGTCGCTGAAGGGCAATCGTTTTGACGAAAGCTACATGGCGATGGTTCGGCTCCCGGCGGGGCTCATCAGTCCGGTTCACACCAAAAGTGCAGGGATGTACGGCCTGATCGTTTCAGGTGAAATGGTTCATCTGTCTGAAAATGAGATCGGTGGTAGTGAAGTCGTCCTTAAGGCAGGTGACTATTATGAAATTCCAGCTCACCTGCCGCACCTCAGCAAATGCGTCTCTGAAGTGGAATGCGTCACCTTCCTTTATCAGGATGGACCATTCGACTTTGTGCCGGTCGGGGAGGGACGAAAATGA